One part of the Sulfuriferula thiophila genome encodes these proteins:
- the hypF gene encoding carbamoyltransferase HypF gives MNSSAAVHFVVSGRVQGVGFRPFVFRLAQRFGLSGWVQNRLGLVEIQVEGSLPHLAAFAAALLGEAPPLAQPSILAQMKTPATGASGFAIRPSVSDAQADIHVPPDYFTCDDCLTELFDPQNRRYRYPFINCTQCGPRYTLIEHLPYDRATTSMRGFELCPTCRAEYENPLDRRFHAEPVACPQCGPQLLFKNDRLTLIGAGALAAAVAALRAGQIVAVKDVGGYHLLCDARSDAVVARLRERKVRPHKPLAVMFPDLASMQHDAALSEDEAVFLTSPLRPILLANQREGSLLSAHIAPGLTEIGVMLPYSPLHHLLLADFGGPLVATSANISGEPVLTDNAETETRLTGVADAFLHHDRPIVRPADDPVFRFSAGIARPLRLGRGCAPLELELPFALDTPLLAVGGHTKNTIALAWGRRVVISPHIGELGSLRSMMVFEQVIADLQKLYGVTASRVVCDAHSGYASSRWARNSGLTLNTVFHHHAHASALAGEYPDISEWLVFTWDGVGYGEDGTMWGGEALLGKPGNWMRAASMRPFYLPGGDTAGREPWRAAAALAWETGMAWPELPADSALVHAVWQRRLNTQQTSAVGRLFDAVAAFTGLSSHASFEGQGPMYLEAACTGSVCDAITLPLSRDEEGVWRSDWAPLVAMLLDATLSVSQRADLFHTSMAHALLAQVRAVQAIHPVQCVGLAGGVFQNRRLTELVVNLLTEAGVKVRLAQRVPINDGGISFGQIIEAGYRHE, from the coding sequence TTGAATAGTTCTGCCGCAGTGCATTTCGTTGTCTCCGGTCGGGTGCAGGGCGTGGGTTTTCGGCCATTTGTATTCAGGCTGGCGCAGCGTTTTGGTTTGAGTGGCTGGGTACAGAACCGGCTGGGGCTGGTTGAAATTCAGGTGGAAGGCAGTCTGCCGCATCTGGCCGCTTTTGCCGCGGCCTTGCTGGGTGAAGCGCCGCCGCTGGCACAGCCCAGCATACTCGCGCAGATGAAAACGCCCGCCACCGGCGCCAGCGGTTTTGCTATTCGCCCCAGTGTCAGCGATGCACAAGCGGATATTCATGTGCCGCCGGATTACTTCACCTGTGATGATTGTCTGACCGAGCTATTTGATCCGCAGAACCGCCGTTACCGTTATCCCTTCATCAATTGCACTCAGTGCGGTCCGCGCTATACGCTGATCGAGCATTTGCCGTATGACCGCGCTACGACCAGTATGCGCGGTTTCGAGCTGTGTCCCACTTGCCGGGCTGAGTATGAAAACCCGCTGGATCGGCGCTTTCATGCTGAGCCGGTGGCCTGCCCGCAGTGTGGTCCGCAGCTGTTATTCAAGAACGACAGATTGACGCTGATCGGTGCGGGCGCGCTGGCAGCCGCCGTCGCGGCTTTGCGTGCCGGCCAGATTGTGGCGGTCAAAGACGTGGGTGGTTATCACCTGCTGTGCGATGCACGCTCGGATGCCGTGGTGGCGCGGTTGCGCGAGCGTAAGGTGCGCCCGCATAAGCCGCTGGCGGTGATGTTCCCTGATCTGGCGAGCATGCAGCATGATGCAGCGTTGAGTGAAGACGAAGCGGTATTCCTGACCAGCCCGCTACGCCCAATATTGCTGGCAAATCAGCGGGAAGGCAGTCTGCTTTCTGCACACATCGCACCCGGACTGACGGAAATTGGCGTAATGCTGCCCTATAGTCCATTGCATCACTTGCTGCTGGCCGATTTCGGCGGGCCGCTGGTGGCGACTTCTGCCAATATCAGCGGTGAGCCGGTACTGACGGACAATGCCGAAACCGAAACCAGATTAACTGGCGTGGCCGATGCCTTCCTGCACCATGACCGGCCCATCGTGCGCCCTGCCGACGATCCGGTATTCCGCTTCAGTGCCGGTATTGCGCGGCCGTTACGGCTGGGGCGTGGCTGTGCACCGCTGGAACTGGAATTGCCGTTTGCGCTGGATACGCCGCTGCTGGCAGTGGGCGGGCATACCAAAAACACCATCGCACTGGCCTGGGGGCGGCGCGTGGTTATTTCACCGCATATTGGGGAGCTGGGTTCGCTGCGGTCGATGATGGTGTTTGAACAGGTCATCGCCGATTTGCAAAAACTGTATGGTGTTACTGCCAGCCGTGTAGTGTGCGATGCACATAGTGGTTATGCCAGCAGCCGCTGGGCGCGGAACAGCGGCCTGACACTGAATACGGTGTTTCATCATCATGCCCACGCGTCGGCACTGGCCGGAGAATATCCGGATATCAGCGAATGGCTGGTATTCACCTGGGATGGTGTTGGCTACGGCGAAGATGGCACGATGTGGGGGGGTGAGGCTTTGTTAGGCAAGCCCGGCAACTGGATGCGGGCGGCCAGTATGCGTCCGTTCTATCTGCCCGGCGGTGACACAGCCGGACGTGAGCCGTGGCGCGCTGCGGCGGCATTGGCATGGGAGACCGGCATGGCTTGGCCGGAGTTACCAGCGGACAGCGCGCTGGTACATGCCGTGTGGCAGCGGCGTCTGAATACGCAGCAAACCTCGGCCGTCGGACGGCTGTTTGATGCGGTGGCAGCGTTTACCGGGCTGAGCAGCCATGCGAGTTTTGAAGGGCAAGGGCCGATGTACCTGGAAGCAGCGTGCACAGGCAGTGTGTGTGATGCGATCACCTTGCCGCTAAGCCGTGATGAAGAGGGTGTGTGGCGCAGCGACTGGGCGCCATTAGTGGCGATGCTGCTGGATGCGACACTGAGTGTCAGTCAGCGTGCAGATCTATTCCACACCAGCATGGCGCATGCACTGCTGGCGCAGGTGCGAGCGGTGCAGGCCATACACCCGGTGCAGTGCGTCGGGCTGGCGGGTGGTGTGTTTCAGAATCGGCGATTGACTGAATTAGTGGTCAATCTGCTCACGGAAGCGGGGGTGAAAGTTAGACTGGCACAGCGAGTACCCATCAATGACGGAGGCATCAGCTTCGGTCAGATTATAGAAGCGGGGTATAGACATGAGTGA
- a CDS encoding HypC/HybG/HupF family hydrogenase formation chaperone, translating to MSSHTHANTAIDGFVAQAAAKGVAREVSLFLLLDEMPVVGDYVMVHVGYAIQTMTATEAQSAWELFDEMLAIESAMHGA from the coding sequence GTGTCTAGCCATACCCATGCAAATACCGCCATTGATGGTTTCGTTGCGCAGGCTGCTGCCAAGGGGGTGGCACGCGAGGTCAGTCTGTTTCTGTTGCTGGATGAAATGCCGGTGGTCGGTGATTATGTGATGGTGCATGTGGGGTATGCGATCCAGACCATGACGGCAACCGAGGCGCAAAGTGCTTGGGAACTGTTTGACGAAATGCTGGCGATTGAGTCGGCCATGCACGGTGCATGA
- a CDS encoding tetratricopeptide repeat protein — protein MFTAIKLLVVLFMAGNVAYADNLPTVHQIYQAAESGKLDDAHRMVEQVLQAHPESAKAHFVDAEILAKQGALSNAKAELETAEKLAPGLPFAKPQSVMELKQRIAASHPAQITNNSALQPVQANEKPFPWMLLLAGLGVVLLIVWVMKSMFSRNTGSYQPQIGGPGPGPVQGYPNGGMPAGPSGFGAAPYPAQAGSGIGGSIVSGLATGAAVGAGIVAGEALMHHFTDGSSASAANSNESISNVPVQSNDVQPQYDMGGTDFGLADSSSWDDDSSSDSGGDGW, from the coding sequence ATGTTTACGGCAATTAAGTTATTGGTAGTCTTGTTCATGGCGGGCAATGTCGCTTATGCAGACAATCTGCCCACCGTACATCAAATTTATCAGGCAGCTGAATCCGGTAAGCTGGATGATGCACATCGCATGGTCGAGCAGGTGTTGCAAGCCCACCCTGAGAGTGCCAAGGCGCACTTTGTCGATGCCGAGATATTGGCAAAACAGGGCGCATTATCCAATGCAAAAGCCGAGCTGGAAACCGCTGAAAAACTGGCTCCCGGCTTGCCTTTTGCCAAGCCGCAATCGGTAATGGAGCTCAAACAGCGAATTGCTGCAAGCCATCCGGCGCAGATCACGAATAACAGTGCATTGCAGCCTGTGCAAGCAAATGAAAAACCGTTCCCCTGGATGCTGCTGCTTGCCGGCCTGGGCGTCGTGCTGTTAATTGTATGGGTGATGAAATCCATGTTCTCGCGCAATACTGGCTCGTATCAACCGCAAATTGGCGGCCCGGGCCCGGGCCCGGTTCAGGGTTATCCTAATGGCGGTATGCCTGCCGGCCCATCCGGTTTCGGCGCTGCGCCTTATCCGGCTCAGGCGGGCAGCGGCATTGGCGGCAGCATCGTATCTGGTCTGGCTACCGGAGCGGCGGTGGGGGCGGGGATAGTAGCGGGTGAAGCGCTGATGCATCATTTCACCGACGGCTCGTCTGCAAGTGCGGCGAATAGCAATGAGTCCATAAGCAATGTACCCGTGCAGAGTAATGATGTGCAGCCGCAGTATGATATGGGTGGCACAGATTTTGGTTTGGCAGACAGTTCGTCCTGGGATGATGACAGTTCCAGCGATAGTGGTGGTGATGGCTGGTAG